The proteins below are encoded in one region of Bernardetia sp.:
- a CDS encoding DUF6000 family protein, with the protein MKNKENDFVKLHVAGATVRHSSLFDELKSFKNDFKLKQEFIDTWVIPFYRNIHRTDDKWTDELISTKNKITTDIIQMNLGDFNWRTRQTGAFFSAIANQTQFIDIIGTHLLKSEVCYAGRVYCKVLASFNLPKCINYLNLYLDYYLTKPDLWFDQQEAIEAVLYLDKVNSTNNFDMHVDKWTEFIKNKPYWEKEVKTDSLEKQLNVIQTVRQHTTNID; encoded by the coding sequence ATGAAAAATAAAGAAAATGACTTTGTGAAATTACACGTTGCAGGGGCAACAGTTCGCCACTCATCATTATTTGATGAATTAAAGTCGTTTAAGAATGACTTTAAATTGAAGCAAGAGTTTATTGATACGTGGGTAATTCCCTTTTATAGGAATATTCATCGTACTGATGATAAATGGACAGATGAGTTAATTTCCACCAAAAATAAAATCACAACAGATATAATTCAAATGAATCTTGGTGATTTTAATTGGAGAACAAGACAGACAGGAGCATTTTTTTCTGCAATTGCCAATCAAACTCAATTTATTGATATTATCGGAACACACTTATTGAAAAGTGAAGTGTGTTATGCAGGTCGTGTTTATTGTAAGGTACTTGCTTCGTTTAATTTGCCAAAGTGTATTAATTACTTAAATCTATATCTTGATTATTATTTGACGAAGCCAGACTTATGGTTTGACCAACAAGAAGCAATCGAAGCTGTACTCTACCTTGATAAGGTAAATTCAACAAATAACTTTGATATGCACGTTGATAAATGGACAGAATTTATTAAAAACAAGCCGTATTGGGAAAAAGAAGTCAAGACTGATAGTTTAGAGAAACAACTAAATGTTATACAAACTGTAAGGCAACACACAACTAACATAGATTAG
- a CDS encoding helix-turn-helix transcriptional regulator — protein MELQLEMKNRIKVERAILDITQEELAQKIGVSRQTISSIEKNKYVPSTVLALKLSQLFGKPVNEIFELDEED, from the coding sequence ATGGAATTACAATTAGAAATGAAAAATAGAATCAAAGTAGAACGGGCTATTTTAGATATTACCCAAGAAGAGCTTGCACAAAAAATAGGCGTTTCTAGGCAGACCATTAGCTCTATTGAAAAAAATAAGTATGTTCCCTCTACTGTTTTGGCTCTCAAACTCTCTCAACTTTTTGGAAAGCCTGTCAATGAGATTTTTGAGTTAGATGAAGAGGATTAA
- a CDS encoding TIGR01777 family oxidoreductase has protein sequence MENRKIVLAGGTGFVGKYFQKKFSELGYEVIVIARSTPINWNTPNKITEVLENAEMLINLAGKSVDCRYNEKNKNEILRSRTETTKILGEAIQNCKNPPKIWFNSSTATIYRHAQDRPMTEKAGEIGTGFSVDVATAWEREFFGFELENTRQIALRMAIILGKDGGVIPPYKNIVRFGLGGKQGSGGQMFSWLHIHDLYRIILFLLENEKLEGVFNCSSPNPVKNKELMQIFREKMNVPFGIPTPKFLLEIGAFMIRTETELLLKSRWVLPQRLQEEGFEFDYPHLGKAIEESL, from the coding sequence ATGGAAAATAGAAAAATAGTTTTAGCAGGAGGAACAGGCTTTGTAGGAAAGTATTTTCAAAAAAAGTTTTCAGAACTTGGCTATGAAGTTATTGTCATTGCACGAAGTACTCCTATAAACTGGAATACTCCTAACAAAATAACAGAAGTTTTAGAAAATGCCGAAATGCTTATCAATTTGGCTGGTAAGTCAGTAGATTGTCGTTATAATGAGAAAAATAAAAATGAAATTTTGCGTTCTAGAACTGAAACTACCAAAATTCTAGGGGAAGCCATCCAAAACTGTAAAAATCCACCTAAAATATGGTTCAATTCTAGTACAGCTACCATTTACAGACACGCTCAAGACCGACCGATGACAGAAAAAGCAGGCGAAATCGGTACAGGTTTTTCTGTAGATGTTGCCACAGCGTGGGAAAGAGAGTTTTTTGGCTTTGAGCTAGAAAATACAAGACAGATTGCACTTCGAATGGCAATTATTCTAGGAAAAGATGGTGGCGTAATTCCACCCTACAAAAACATTGTTCGTTTTGGTTTGGGAGGAAAACAAGGAAGCGGAGGGCAGATGTTCAGTTGGCTGCATATTCACGATTTGTATAGAATTATCTTGTTTTTACTGGAAAATGAAAAATTGGAAGGTGTTTTTAACTGCTCCTCACCAAATCCAGTCAAAAATAAAGAACTGATGCAGATTTTTAGAGAAAAAATGAATGTTCCTTTTGGCATTCCGACACCCAAATTTTTGTTAGAAATTGGAGCTTTTATGATTCGTACAGAAACCGAACTGCTTTTGAAAAGCCGTTGGGTACTGCCACAACGATTGCAGGAGGAAGGTTTTGAATTTGATTATCCACATTTGGGAAAAGCGATTGAAGAAAGTTTGTAA